In a single window of the Gossypium hirsutum isolate 1008001.06 chromosome A13, Gossypium_hirsutum_v2.1, whole genome shotgun sequence genome:
- the LOC107896579 gene encoding COBW domain-containing protein 1 isoform X1 codes for MADDQEEPPLAIRIDQTVEEPSQSDQEKHQNDYVSVGVTVITGYLGAGKSTLVNYILNAQHGKRIAVILNEFGEEIGVERAMINEGESGALVEEWVELANGCVCCTVKHSLVQALEQLVQMKKKLDHILLETTGLANPAPLASVLWLDDQLESSVKLDSIVTVVDAKNLRFQLNRHCDSSSFPEAFLQIAFADVVILNKVDLVSQEQSECALEELENEIHSINSLANIIRSIRCEVDLSQILNRQAYDATHATHLEALLEESKSLSSRDLHDSGVCTLCINQMEAVDLHKVRLWIEEILWDKKYGMDVYRCKGVLRVGNSDQLHTLQAVREIYEIVPTRQWRNEERQMNRIVFIGHNLDENILIDTFRGCI; via the exons ATGGCTGACGACCAAGAAGAGCCACCTCTTGCTATTCGTATTGACCAAACGGTGGAGGAACCTTCCCAATCCGATCAAGAGAAACATCAAAACGACTACGTTTCAGTTGGGGTAACAGTCATCACTGGCTACCTCGGTGCTGGCAAATCCACT cttgttaattatatattgaATGCCCAACATGGGAAAAGGATTGCTGTGATTTTGAATGAGTTTGGTGAAGAGATTGGAGTTGAAAGGGCTATGATAAACGAAGGAGAAAGTGGTGCCCTTGTTGAAGAATGGGTTGAACTAGCTAATGGGTGTGTTTGTTGCACTGTTAAACATAGTTTGGTTCAAGCACTGGAACAACTTGTTCAAATGAAGAAAAA aCTTGATCATATACTGTTAGAGACCACAGGGTTAGCAAACCCTGCTCCTCTGGCATCCGTTCTTTGGCTGGATGATCAACTGGAATCTTCAGTCAAGCTTGATTCTATAGTTACT GTTGTAGATGCCAAAAACCTGCGGTTTCAGCTAAACAGGCATTGTGACTCTTCCTCATTTCCTGAAGCATTTCTTCAAATAGCATTTGCG GATGTTGTAATTCTTAATAAGGTTGATTTGGTTTCTCAAGAGCAATCTGAATGTGCTCTAGAGGAGCTGGAAAATGAAATACATAGCATAAACTCCCTTGCCAATATCATTCGTTCTATTCGATGTGAAGTAGACTTGTCTCAGATACTGAACCGGCAAGCATATGATGCTACA CATGCCACTCATTTAGAAGCCCTCTTAGAAGAAAGCAAATCATTATCTTCCAGAGATCTTCATGATAGCGGTGTGTGCACACTATGCATTAATCAGATGGAGGCTGTTGATCTTCATAAG GTCCGTTTGTGGATTGAGGAGATTCTCTGGGATAAGAAATATGGCATGGATGTATATCGCTGCAAAGGGGTTTTACGTGTTGGAAACTCTGATCAACTACATACTTTGCAG GCTGTAAGAGAGATATACGAGATCGTT
- the LOC107896579 gene encoding COBW domain-containing protein 1 isoform X2 has protein sequence MADDQEEPPLAIRIDQTVEEPSQSDQEKHQNDYVSVGVTVITGYLGAGKSTLVNYILNAQHGKRIAVILNEFGEEIGVERAMINEGESGALVEEWVELANGCVCCTVKHSLVQALEQLVQMKKKLDHILLETTGLANPAPLASVLWLDDQLESSVKLDSIVTVVDAKNLRFQLNRHCDSSSFPEAFLQIAFADVVILNKVDLVSQEQSECALEELENEIHSINSLANIIRSIRCEVDLSQILNRQAYDATHATHLEALLEESKSLSSRDLHDSGVCTLCINQMEAVDLHKVASGHNLLDSFTYKLMSVCGLRRFSGIRNMAWMYIAAKGFYVLETLINYILCRL, from the exons ATGGCTGACGACCAAGAAGAGCCACCTCTTGCTATTCGTATTGACCAAACGGTGGAGGAACCTTCCCAATCCGATCAAGAGAAACATCAAAACGACTACGTTTCAGTTGGGGTAACAGTCATCACTGGCTACCTCGGTGCTGGCAAATCCACT cttgttaattatatattgaATGCCCAACATGGGAAAAGGATTGCTGTGATTTTGAATGAGTTTGGTGAAGAGATTGGAGTTGAAAGGGCTATGATAAACGAAGGAGAAAGTGGTGCCCTTGTTGAAGAATGGGTTGAACTAGCTAATGGGTGTGTTTGTTGCACTGTTAAACATAGTTTGGTTCAAGCACTGGAACAACTTGTTCAAATGAAGAAAAA aCTTGATCATATACTGTTAGAGACCACAGGGTTAGCAAACCCTGCTCCTCTGGCATCCGTTCTTTGGCTGGATGATCAACTGGAATCTTCAGTCAAGCTTGATTCTATAGTTACT GTTGTAGATGCCAAAAACCTGCGGTTTCAGCTAAACAGGCATTGTGACTCTTCCTCATTTCCTGAAGCATTTCTTCAAATAGCATTTGCG GATGTTGTAATTCTTAATAAGGTTGATTTGGTTTCTCAAGAGCAATCTGAATGTGCTCTAGAGGAGCTGGAAAATGAAATACATAGCATAAACTCCCTTGCCAATATCATTCGTTCTATTCGATGTGAAGTAGACTTGTCTCAGATACTGAACCGGCAAGCATATGATGCTACA CATGCCACTCATTTAGAAGCCCTCTTAGAAGAAAGCAAATCATTATCTTCCAGAGATCTTCATGATAGCGGTGTGTGCACACTATGCATTAATCAGATGGAGGCTGTTGATCTTCATAAGGTGGCTTCTGGACACAATTTATTAGATTCATTCACTTACAAGTTGAT GTCCGTTTGTGGATTGAGGAGATTCTCTGGGATAAGAAATATGGCATGGATGTATATCGCTGCAAAGGGGTTTTACGTGTTGGAAACTCTGATCAACTACATACTTTGCAG GCTGTAA
- the LOC107896580 gene encoding beta-glucosidase 40 isoform X2: MHTRKGIALAIKIVVVGIQAGLSEINRASFPKGFVFGTASAAFQYEGAVKEDGRRPTIWDTFSGIIIDGSNADVAVDQYHRYVEDIQLMKDMGMDAYRFSIAWSRIFPNGTGEINQAGVDHYNNLINALLAKGIEPYVTLYHWDLPQALEDKYIGWLNRRIIKDFALYAETCFEKFGDRVKNWIIFNEPRTFTVQGYYSGYEAPGRCSSLLCKVGNSTTEPYIVAHNVLLSYATVADSYRRNYKEKQNGSIGISLDVKWYEPVTNATENIEATQRAQDFQLGWFLDPLIFGDYPSSMRSQVGNRLPTFTESESALLKGLLDFVGINHYTTYYASENATNSIFDLLNDCVSDANAFAIPFKDGKPIGDKKIRYRFRIAGKFYMVIHCTLWHEKCNEIHQGEVRQPFSHYHRKWNG; encoded by the exons atgcatACGAGGAAAGGCATTGCTTTAGCAATAAAAATAGTTGTTGTTGGAATTCAAGCAGGCTTGTCTGAGATCAATAGAGCCAGTTTTCCAAAGGGCTTTGTTTTTGGAACTGCTTCTGCTGCATTCCAG TACGAGGGAGCAGTGAAGGAGGATGGAAGGAGACCAACTATTTGGGATACATTTTCAG GGATAATAATTGATGGAAGTAATGCTGATGTTGCTGTAGATCAGTACCACCGCTATGTT GAAGATATACAACTGATGAAAGACATGGGGATGGATGCTTACAGGTTTTCAATAGCTTGGTCTAGGATATTCCCTA ATGGTACAGGAGAAATCAATCAAGCTGGTGTTGATCATTACAATAATCTCATCAATGCTCTACTTGCTAAAG GAATTGAACCATACGTGACCCTTTACCATTGGGATCTCCCTCAAGCATTGGAGGACAAGTACATTGGATGGCTCAACCGCCGAATTAT AAAGGATTTTGCTTTGTATGCCGAGACATGCTTTGAGAAATTTGGTGACAGGGTGAAAAACTGGATCATATTTAACGAACCACGTACGTTCACTGTGCAAGGCTATTATTCAGGATACGAAGCACCAGGGCGCTGCTCGTCACTGTTGTGCAAGGTTGGAAACTCTACAACTGAGCCTTACATAGTTGCCCACAATGTTCTCCTCTCTTATGCAACAGTTGCAGATAGTTACAGGAGAAACTACAAG GAGAAACAAAATGGATCAATTGGGATATCATTGGATGTTAAGTGGTATGAACCGGTGACAAATGCAACAGAGAACATTGAAGCAACTCAAAGGGCCCAAGATTTTCAGCTTGGCTGGTTTCTTGACCCATTGATCTTCGGAGATTATCCAAGCTCAATGAGAAGCCAAGTAGGAAACCGTCTGCCAACTTTTACGGAATCCGAGTCTGCTCTTCTTAAGGGATTATTGGATTTTGTTGGCATCAATCATTACACTACATATTATGCAAGCGAAAATGCAACTAATTCGATTTTCGATTTGCTTAATGATTGTGTCTCAGATGCCAATGCCTTTGCTATAC CTTTCAAAGATGGGAAGCCTATAGGAGATAAG AAAATCCGATATCGTTTCCGCATTGCAGGCAAATTCTATATGGTTATACATTGTACCTTATGGCATGAGAAGTGTAATGAAATACATCAAGGAGAAGTACGGCAACCCTTTAGTCATTATCACAGAAAATG GAATGGATGA
- the LOC107896580 gene encoding beta-glucosidase 40 isoform X1 gives MHTRKGIALAIKIVVVGIQAGLSEINRASFPKGFVFGTASAAFQYEGAVKEDGRRPTIWDTFSGIIIDGSNADVAVDQYHRYVEDIQLMKDMGMDAYRFSIAWSRIFPNGTGEINQAGVDHYNNLINALLAKGIEPYVTLYHWDLPQALEDKYIGWLNRRIIKDFALYAETCFEKFGDRVKNWIIFNEPRTFTVQGYYSGYEAPGRCSSLLCKVGNSTTEPYIVAHNVLLSYATVADSYRRNYKEKQNGSIGISLDVKWYEPVTNATENIEATQRAQDFQLGWFLDPLIFGDYPSSMRSQVGNRLPTFTESESALLKGLLDFVGINHYTTYYASENATNSIFDLLNDCVSDANAFAIPFKDGKPIGDKANSIWLYIVPYGMRSVMKYIKEKYGNPLVIITENGMDDPNNLLTPVKDVLKDEKRIKYHIDYLTNLLAAIEEDGCNVKGYFVWSLLDNWEWVAGFTSRFGLYFVDYNDNLKRYPKNSVKWFKNFLSSARS, from the exons atgcatACGAGGAAAGGCATTGCTTTAGCAATAAAAATAGTTGTTGTTGGAATTCAAGCAGGCTTGTCTGAGATCAATAGAGCCAGTTTTCCAAAGGGCTTTGTTTTTGGAACTGCTTCTGCTGCATTCCAG TACGAGGGAGCAGTGAAGGAGGATGGAAGGAGACCAACTATTTGGGATACATTTTCAG GGATAATAATTGATGGAAGTAATGCTGATGTTGCTGTAGATCAGTACCACCGCTATGTT GAAGATATACAACTGATGAAAGACATGGGGATGGATGCTTACAGGTTTTCAATAGCTTGGTCTAGGATATTCCCTA ATGGTACAGGAGAAATCAATCAAGCTGGTGTTGATCATTACAATAATCTCATCAATGCTCTACTTGCTAAAG GAATTGAACCATACGTGACCCTTTACCATTGGGATCTCCCTCAAGCATTGGAGGACAAGTACATTGGATGGCTCAACCGCCGAATTAT AAAGGATTTTGCTTTGTATGCCGAGACATGCTTTGAGAAATTTGGTGACAGGGTGAAAAACTGGATCATATTTAACGAACCACGTACGTTCACTGTGCAAGGCTATTATTCAGGATACGAAGCACCAGGGCGCTGCTCGTCACTGTTGTGCAAGGTTGGAAACTCTACAACTGAGCCTTACATAGTTGCCCACAATGTTCTCCTCTCTTATGCAACAGTTGCAGATAGTTACAGGAGAAACTACAAG GAGAAACAAAATGGATCAATTGGGATATCATTGGATGTTAAGTGGTATGAACCGGTGACAAATGCAACAGAGAACATTGAAGCAACTCAAAGGGCCCAAGATTTTCAGCTTGGCTGGTTTCTTGACCCATTGATCTTCGGAGATTATCCAAGCTCAATGAGAAGCCAAGTAGGAAACCGTCTGCCAACTTTTACGGAATCCGAGTCTGCTCTTCTTAAGGGATTATTGGATTTTGTTGGCATCAATCATTACACTACATATTATGCAAGCGAAAATGCAACTAATTCGATTTTCGATTTGCTTAATGATTGTGTCTCAGATGCCAATGCCTTTGCTATAC CTTTCAAAGATGGGAAGCCTATAGGAGATAAG GCAAATTCTATATGGTTATACATTGTACCTTATGGCATGAGAAGTGTAATGAAATACATCAAGGAGAAGTACGGCAACCCTTTAGTCATTATCACAGAAAATG GAATGGATGATCCAAATAACTTATTAACCCCAGTTAAAGATGTTCTCAAGGATGAGAAAAGAATCAAGTATCACATTGATTACTTAACTAACCTTCTTGCTGCTATCGA GGAAGATGGTTGTAATGTTAAAGGGTATTTTGTATGGTCTCTTCTGGATAATTGGGAATGGGTCGCtggattcacttcgagatttggTCTATATTTTGTGGACTATAATGATAATCTCAAGAGATACCCCAAGAACTCTGTTAAATGGTTCAAGAACTTCCTTTCATCTGCTCGATCATAA